In Zingiber officinale cultivar Zhangliang chromosome 6A, Zo_v1.1, whole genome shotgun sequence, a single genomic region encodes these proteins:
- the LOC121998088 gene encoding 17.0 kDa class II heat shock protein-like, with protein MDVRMLGFDGPLLSTLQHLIDVPEDVEKAMGAPTRTYVRDAKAMASTPADVKELPDAYVFVVDMPGLRPTDVKVQVEDDRVLVVSGERKRQEEEGNAKYLRMERRVGKFMRKFALPDNADVNAVSAVCQDGVLSVTVKKVPPPEPKKPKVVEVKVA; from the coding sequence ATGGACGTGAGAATGCTTGGTTTTGACGGCCCTCTGCTTTCCACTCTGCAACACCTGATCGACGTCCCCGAAGATGTGGAGAAGGCGATGGGCGCGCCCACCCGTACCTACGTCCGCGATGCCAAGGCCATGGCCTCCACCCCTGCCGACGTCAAGGAACTCCCCGACGCCTATGTCTTCGTCGTCGACATGCCCGGCCTCAGGCCCACCGACGTCAAGGTCCAGGTCGAGGATGACCGCGTGCTCGTCGTCAGCGGCGAGCGCAAGCGCCAGGAAGAAGAGGGCAACGCCAAGTACCTGCGGATGGAGCGCCGCGTTGGCAAGTTCATGCGCAAGTTCGCTCTCCCCGACAACGCGGACGTCAACGCTGTCTCCGCCGTGTGCCAGGACGGCGTCCTCTCCGTCACCGTCAAGAAGGTGCCGCCGCCGGAGCCCAAGAAGCCCAAAGTCGTCGAGGTCAAGGTCGCGTGA